One Brevibacillus choshinensis genomic window carries:
- a CDS encoding LysR family transcriptional regulator, which translates to MDKESLEVFLTIARHGSINRAAQALFLAQSTVTHRLKQLERQIATTLFVRTASGVSLTAEGRRLLPIAANIVEQMRSFTEKKEQRQSMNIVAGKAFIAYELPRLIGKYRQANPQFTCYVRSTLYEESLNALLTGTADIAFLGSEMYHPHIYQEFLPSDRILLVTAPEHPWAEGFPGFPEWGTEEMILFGNHTAPYRQRIDHFLAQHGVFPNVIMELDSFSAVKKMVEQRLGITMLPERTVREEIATGTLVAHDIADGQLLRPTLIAYLHPKKEDEAFQQFVHWMKEAY; encoded by the coding sequence ATGGATAAAGAGAGTCTTGAAGTGTTTTTAACCATCGCTCGTCATGGATCGATCAACCGGGCGGCGCAGGCTTTGTTTCTCGCGCAGTCAACCGTTACGCACCGACTCAAGCAGCTGGAACGCCAAATTGCTACTACACTCTTTGTACGCACCGCGTCCGGGGTCTCCTTGACAGCGGAAGGACGCCGATTGCTTCCCATCGCCGCCAATATCGTCGAACAAATGCGTTCGTTTACCGAGAAAAAAGAGCAGCGTCAATCCATGAACATCGTGGCAGGCAAGGCTTTCATTGCGTATGAGCTGCCCCGGTTGATTGGGAAGTATCGTCAGGCCAACCCGCAGTTTACCTGTTACGTGCGTTCGACCTTATATGAAGAGTCCCTCAATGCCTTGCTGACGGGGACAGCCGATATTGCCTTTCTCGGAAGCGAGATGTATCACCCGCATATTTACCAGGAGTTTTTGCCGAGCGATCGCATCCTGTTGGTCACTGCGCCTGAGCATCCATGGGCAGAAGGCTTCCCCGGTTTTCCAGAATGGGGTACGGAAGAAATGATCCTCTTTGGCAACCATACGGCACCTTATCGCCAGCGCATCGATCACTTTCTCGCTCAGCATGGCGTCTTCCCAAATGTCATCATGGAGCTGGACAGCTTTAGCGCCGTCAAAAAAATGGTGGAGCAGCGGCTCGGGATCACCATGCTGCCCGAGCGAACCGTTCGGGAGGAGATCGCAACTGGAACCCTTGTTGCCCACGACATCGCTGACGGACAGCTCCTGCGCCCCACATTGATCGCCTATTTGCATCCAAAAAAAGAGGACGAAGCTTTTCAGCAATTCGTCCACTGGATGAAAGAAGCGTATTAA